The Deinococcus ruber sequence CCCATCTTGGGGCCAAAAGCACGTTCCAGACAGCCTTTTATGAAACTGCAAGATGTGAGTTGAACTCCATTGAGCTGGTGTGGACGTACGTCAAGCGGAATGTGCTGGGGAATTCCTGCGCGGACGATGAATTACCCACGACCAAGTGCTGCTGCACTCTGGTCGGGGTTTCGTGGTTCACACGGGTTGGCTGGAACTCCAGACCCATCCCCACAGGCAAGTTCCTTGCCGTAGTGTTCGATGGCCCACCCAAGCATGACTTGCGCGGCTGCGACATCTCGATTCTCGGTATATCCACAGTTTTTGCAGTGATGTACTCTCTGGGAAAGCAATTTCTTTTCCTGATGACCGCAAAGAGGGCATGTCTGAGAAGGCTTGACCGTGCGAGTCGGCACAAACCACAGTCGTCCAGTACCAGTTTCTTCCGCTTTGTACCGGAGTTTCTGCAAGATTGTCGCCATCCCCACATCCAATATGGAGCGGTTCAGCCCGTTCTTATATGCACCGCCATGTGCAGTCATGTTTTTGATGCTGAGTTCTTCGGTGGCAAGGATTCCGTATGTAGCAACCAAATTGGCAGTCAGTTTGTGCTGGAAATCTGCCCGTTGGTTGGCAACTTTGGCATACTTCTTTGCCAACCTGATCTTCGTACGCTTCCAGTTCTCCCCAAAACGCTTACGACGTGCAAGTTCACGGTTCAAGGTCGCAATACGCTTGGCAGCCGATTTGAGGAATCGTGGATTTACTTCCTGGGTGCCGTCCGAGAGGGACAGAACATGTTCTGTCCCTAAATCTATTCCGGCTTGCAACGTCCCAGCGTTCCGCTGCACCTGACTCAGCGATGAGCAGGGCACTGTTTTCGCCGTTCGCGACCCGTTGCCCCAGACAGATGTCAGCAAGGACTTCGGGGTGGGGACAGCGCTGTGGTTTGCGGTCACCGACGCAGATGCGGCCCACGCCCGGATGGTGACCAGCGGGGCCGAGGTGGTCTCGCCGCCGCAGCCCGGTCCCTTCGGGCGCGTGTTCACGGTGCGCGACCCGGACGGGTACCTGCTGACCTTCCATCAGGCATGAAAGCGCATGGTCTGGGCAGCCTCGCCGCGTCACTGCACCCGGTCCCCCCTTTCGATGTTGAGCAGAGTCTGAGGTTTCTCGGTGACTTCTCCCCCATGCACGGCGAGCAGCAACTCGGGGTGCGGGCGCTGACCAAGGCGGTGCGGGTTGAGGGGCAGACGGTCGGCTTCAGCCTTCGGGCCAGGGGCGCTGAGCTGGCCCCCGAGTTGACCTGCGAACTCTTTGCCGATCAGGCCCTGAAGCTGGGGACCGGGGAGGCCGTCCGTGAGCGGGTGCGGTTCTTTCTGAGCTTGGACGACGATCTGACGCCGTTCTACGCCCTTGCGGAGCACGACGCGCCGTTCAGCAAGGTCGTCCAGCAGCTGTACGGCTATCATCAGGTGAAGTTCCTGACGCCATTCGAGAACGCCTGCTGGGCGATCCTGACGCAGCGCACGTCAGGCACGCTGGCACGTGTGATGAAGCGCAACCTTGTGGAAACGTATGGTGGCTCAGTGCACTGTGGCAGCGGTCTGCTCTGGGCGTTCCCCGAACCTGCCGACATGGGTCATGTGTCCGCCGCCGAACTGGGGACAGTTGTCGGCAACTTGCGCAAGGGCGAGTACCTCGCCGCCGCCGTGCAGGCGTTCGGCCAGATCAACGAGGACTGGCTGCGTCAGGCACCCCACGACGAGGTGGAGACCTGGTTGCGCGCCATCCACGGCATTGGGGCGTGGTCAGCAACCTTTGTGTTGCTCCGAGGCCTGGGGCGCATGGACAGGGCTTCGTTTGAAGATCCGGACGGCCGGTTCACCGAGGAGATGATGAAGGCAGCGGCCAGAGTCTATGGCCCGTTGAGTTTTGAGGCATTCCGGGCGCACGCATACCGTTACGGAGACTGGCAGGGCTACTGGGCGCACTATCTGCGAGCGGCGGGGGCAGGGAAGTCAGCCAAATGACAGAAGGTGGTGAGTGGGTGTAGGTCTGGGGGTGCGCGTTGTCTCTGCTCGATTTTCGGGGTGTGGAGGCCCGGGTCATGGGCACATCACGAACGAGTGTTGGAGGTGGAACGGGACGCCGAGTGCTTCGCCCGTCTATGGAGTGAACTGGCGTGACGGCCCTGGCTGGGTGACCCGCCAGCAGGTGGGATCGGTGTCGTCGATGTCGCAGCGGACAACGGCGTAGGTTTCCGCGTTGAGGAAGACCAACACAGGGAAGGGAGATGTGTGGTTGGCCGGGTGCCGGGCGAGTTGATCGGCTTCTTCGGCGAGCCGGAAGAGGGCGGCGTTGAAGCGCACGGTCTGGGTGAGGCAGTGGGACAGGAGCTGGAGGGAGTCCTCGGCCCACGCTCGCAGCGCTGGCCGGGGGGTGTGCGTCGGTTCTGACAGACGGACGTTGAGATCGAATGAGAGAGAGGGGCGGTTCCGCCATTGGATCTGGGTGAGCAGGATGGCGAGGTCATCGCCGGAAGCTTGGTGATCCTGGTAGGCTTCGCGGGCGAGGTTCCACCGTCGGGCCAGCGTGCTGTTGAGGGACGGGTCGAAGGGTCCATGGTCATCGGTGCAGAGCAGCTGGGTCAGGCGGCTGCTTTTCTGGGCGTCCATGTCGAGGTGTGTGGTGTGCCGGGCACGGCAGAGCAGGCCACGACCATAGGTATATGGGGTGACGGAATGGACGTGGCTTGGAAGGCGCGCGCTGACGCCAAGGGTACTGTGGCGGTTGTAGGCGAAGGAGCAGGCGCGTTCCTGTGGGGAGAGATGCCAGGCCGCTTCGATGAGCGTGTTGGTTTTGCCGCTGCCGGCGGTAGCTCTCAGGAACAGGTGCTGGTGGGTGTCCTGCACGGCGTGGGTGAAGGCAGTCTGTTGAGCGGTGAAGTGGGCTGGAAGCGGTCTGAAGGGTGGGAGGATCTGGGGAAAGGAGTGCTGGGTGGTGGTCATGCAGGGCACCTGCCTTTGTTCCTGGGGCAGAGGGAACAGCGGTAGCGTAGGAGACCGGTTGGTGGCACCACAAAAGGCAGGCGCGTCTGGAAGGTCCTCCAGACGCACGACGGGAACAGCAGGAGTTACTCGGCAGCGAGCGGTTGGGGTTTCGTGCGGATCATCTTGGTCTGGAGTGGGTGGAAGCCACCGCTGGAAAATCGGCCGAGCTTGGTGGCCTGGGCGTCATGGTCCATGATCCAGCGTTGTTCAGCGACACTGAGCTTGTAGGTGGTACTGAGAAGGAATATCGGTTTTTTCTCGCCGGCTGGGAGGAGGGAATACAGGAAGCTGACGGTTCGGCCACCGGCCAGTGAGCACAGGTGCAGGCCTGCTTTGTGGGCAGCGGCCTGGGTGGGGTGAAGGCGGAGAGGTGCGGGGGCGGGCATGGGTTTAGGATGGCGTGTCTTGCTGAGTGTTGGGTAGGGGTCTGGGTTGTTGGTGGGATGCTGCCGGGTTGGCTGGTGTTTGGGGGGATTGCTGGCTGGAGCGGAAATATATACACCAATCGTACAACTAGAAATATATACATTGGGCATTTTCCCTACTCCTGGCACATCGACTGATACCCGATTTACGAGCATAAGCAACAGCATTTGCCTGAAATAAGAAGATTTCAGAGACGTTTTCGACGATGGCCATTGCCTGATCATGGCAGTGGGGAAATCTGTAAGAATCAGCGGTGGCTGAGCAATGGATATATTGGAAGGTTGTTAAGTTTTCGTATGAACTATAACACTTAGAGTGAGGGATACCGGAGCCCGCCACTTTACACTGAATTTTATGTTTTCGGCTCAAATGTCGTATAACATTACTTATGTCGTATATCAAATTGAGTCAGCAGGTGGAGAAGTTGCAGAATCCTCAGCGGAGCGATGTCTTTGTGAAACAGCTTCGCGCGGCGGTACGTGAGGGGGAGTTTGACGCGGGAGATTTGCCAGAGCGCTTTACGTTGCCAAAGAGTTTCAATAAACGCGGCAGTGCGGAGAGCTACAGTCGGAGCGTGCGCGACATGGTGATCGATGCGACGCCCGAGTTCGACGCGTGGTTCGAACGCATCAACCGCGAGTTGACGCCAGCACGAACTGGCGGCAAGATCCAGACCACCGTCGCCAACATTGAAGCGGGTCTGATCGACTTCAAGACCCTGGCAGCTCAGACGCGGCAGAAGATGGCGGCCAGCTATTCCAAAGGTCAAGCACTGGGAACCAGCCAGGCGAAAGCTAAAGCGCCCGCATCCAAAAAGGCAAGCACAAAAAAGAAGGCGTGATCTCTGCGTACATCAAGGGCAGGTGATCGGAGCGAAGCCCTGCGGTCGCAGCCAACTGTCCCGCTCACGGTCTGCGACCGATTGATGGACGGATCAAGACGTTGGTCCCCTTCCCTCTTCTCCTGCATCAACAGAACCTACCACCACGAACCAGCAGCCCCAGCGCGGATATCTGAGGCTTTAGTTGGTCAAGAATCTGCATCAGCGTATCCCACAAAAGCGCCTTGTCGTAGCGTCAGGTGTTACGCTCATCCGGGCCGCTACGCGGGGTCACGTTGCCTTCCACCGCTCTTGGAGACTCCTTTGAACCGTACTTTGATCTTCACGCTTGTGTTCACCCTGGCCACCAGTGCCGTCGCCGCTGACTTGCACGGTGCTGTCCTCATTGGTGCTGATGGCACCTTCCTCGGCACCTGCGACGGCATCT is a genomic window containing:
- a CDS encoding RNA-guided endonuclease InsQ/TnpB family protein, translating into MQRNAGTLQAGIDLGTEHVLSLSDGTQEVNPRFLKSAAKRIATLNRELARRKRFGENWKRTKIRLAKKYAKVANQRADFQHKLTANLVATYGILATEELSIKNMTAHGGAYKNGLNRSILDVGMATILQKLRYKAEETGTGRLWFVPTRTVKPSQTCPLCGHQEKKLLSQRVHHCKNCGYTENRDVAAAQVMLGWAIEHYGKELACGDGSGVPANPCEPRNPDQSAAALGRG
- a CDS encoding VOC family protein; amino-acid sequence: MPQTDVSKDFGVGTALWFAVTDADAAHARMVTSGAEVVSPPQPGPFGRVFTVRDPDGYLLTFHQA
- a CDS encoding DNA-3-methyladenine glycosylase family protein, with translation MKAHGLGSLAASLHPVPPFDVEQSLRFLGDFSPMHGEQQLGVRALTKAVRVEGQTVGFSLRARGAELAPELTCELFADQALKLGTGEAVRERVRFFLSLDDDLTPFYALAEHDAPFSKVVQQLYGYHQVKFLTPFENACWAILTQRTSGTLARVMKRNLVETYGGSVHCGSGLLWAFPEPADMGHVSAAELGTVVGNLRKGEYLAAAVQAFGQINEDWLRQAPHDEVETWLRAIHGIGAWSATFVLLRGLGRMDRASFEDPDGRFTEEMMKAAARVYGPLSFEAFRAHAYRYGDWQGYWAHYLRAAGAGKSAK